In the Bremerella alba genome, one interval contains:
- the phnX gene encoding phosphonoacetaldehyde hydrolase gives MVPTNSAIQTSARLVIFDWAGTMIDFGCQAPVEVLLALFQQRGVPVTTAQAREPMGAAKRDHIAAILAIPEVATRWETKFGALPMEADVDAIYADFLPLQKTILSQHAGAIPGAADVLTQLRQQDIQIGSTTGYTRELMDVLLPFAADQGISPDYVITSDEVPQGRPAPDMIQKIMSLSGITDPSQVVKVDDTPVGIAAGKRAGCVTIGVAASGNQLGLTQAEYDALSADQRDALLEPVRAIFREAQADFVIDTLADLPSILAQI, from the coding sequence ATGGTTCCAACTAACTCGGCTATTCAAACTTCGGCCCGCCTGGTCATTTTCGACTGGGCAGGCACGATGATTGACTTCGGATGCCAGGCCCCGGTTGAAGTCTTACTGGCCCTCTTCCAGCAGCGCGGCGTGCCGGTGACCACCGCGCAAGCACGCGAACCCATGGGTGCCGCAAAACGGGACCATATCGCAGCGATTTTGGCGATACCGGAAGTGGCTACCCGCTGGGAAACCAAATTCGGAGCGTTGCCGATGGAAGCAGATGTCGACGCCATCTACGCTGACTTCCTTCCACTGCAGAAAACAATCCTCAGTCAACACGCCGGTGCTATCCCTGGCGCGGCAGACGTGCTGACTCAACTGCGTCAGCAAGACATCCAGATCGGTTCGACGACTGGTTACACACGTGAACTCATGGACGTGCTGCTTCCGTTCGCTGCTGACCAGGGGATCTCGCCAGACTATGTCATTACGTCCGACGAGGTGCCGCAAGGTCGTCCTGCACCGGACATGATTCAGAAGATCATGTCGCTCTCCGGTATCACCGATCCATCGCAAGTCGTCAAAGTCGACGATACGCCGGTGGGGATCGCCGCAGGCAAACGGGCCGGCTGCGTTACCATCGGGGTGGCCGCATCGGGCAACCAGCTTGGTTTGACACAAGCCGAGTACGATGCCCTGTCTGCCGACCAGCGCGATGCCCTGCTCGAGCCTGTTCGGGCGATTTTCCGCGAAGCTCAAGCCGACTTCGTTATCGACACCCTTGCTGACCTCCCCTCCATCCTTGCTCAAATCTAA
- a CDS encoding AraC family transcriptional regulator, whose amino-acid sequence MIQPRKEVALLIETSNEYARGLLDGVVRYMEEYQRWSIFLPEQGRGAKPPKWLKQWNGDGIIARVETPEIAAALKPLNIPIVDVSAARLIPELPWVETDDKAISEMAVEHLLQRGFSHFAFCGDSTFAWSKLREKYFVEALAEHGHGCHVLDLPTGEDGKNSTPKNVQKLDRWIERLPQPIGIMSCFDIRGQLLLEACRELEIDVPRQVAVIGVDNDRLLCDLCSPPLSSVIPDSRRTGFEAARMLDFMMKGQTPKEIMKLIPPLGIATRRSTDVLATEDPLVGMAMQFIREHACDGINVGDVLKAVDSTRRILEYRFKQITGQTPHEAIVHQRLDKVRQLLHDTDLSIGDIADRAGFEHVEYMSATFRKKTGLSPTAYRRKVQPN is encoded by the coding sequence ATGATTCAACCTCGCAAGGAGGTCGCTCTATTGATCGAAACCTCCAACGAGTATGCCCGAGGTCTCTTGGATGGCGTCGTGAGGTACATGGAAGAATACCAGCGGTGGTCTATCTTTCTGCCTGAGCAAGGTCGCGGAGCGAAGCCTCCGAAGTGGCTCAAGCAGTGGAACGGCGATGGGATCATTGCCCGGGTAGAAACGCCTGAGATCGCGGCCGCATTGAAACCATTGAACATCCCGATAGTCGATGTCAGCGCTGCCCGTTTGATTCCGGAACTGCCATGGGTAGAAACCGACGACAAGGCAATTTCGGAGATGGCGGTCGAGCATCTCCTGCAGCGCGGCTTTTCGCACTTCGCGTTTTGCGGCGATAGCACGTTCGCGTGGAGCAAGCTTCGCGAGAAGTACTTCGTCGAAGCGCTCGCCGAGCATGGCCACGGGTGCCACGTGCTTGATCTGCCGACCGGCGAAGACGGCAAGAACTCGACCCCCAAGAACGTACAGAAGCTCGACCGTTGGATCGAACGCCTGCCCCAGCCGATCGGGATCATGTCTTGTTTCGATATCCGCGGCCAGCTGCTTCTAGAAGCGTGTCGAGAGTTGGAAATCGACGTTCCGCGGCAGGTCGCCGTGATTGGGGTCGATAACGATCGTCTGCTATGCGATCTCTGCTCGCCACCGCTGTCGAGTGTGATTCCCGACAGCCGTCGCACAGGCTTCGAGGCCGCCAGAATGCTCGATTTCATGATGAAAGGGCAAACGCCCAAGGAAATAATGAAGCTGATACCGCCGCTGGGCATTGCGACGCGCCGCTCGACCGACGTGCTGGCGACGGAAGATCCATTAGTGGGCATGGCCATGCAGTTTATTCGCGAACACGCCTGTGACGGCATCAACGTCGGCGATGTGCTCAAAGCGGTCGACAGCACGCGTCGAATTCTCGAGTACCGCTTCAAACAAATCACCGGTCAAACGCCACACGAAGCCATCGTCCACCAGCGCCTCGATAAAGTCCGCCAGTTACTGCACGACACCGATCTAAGCATCGGCGACATCGCCGACCGCGCCGGCTTCGAGCACGTCGAATACATGAGCGCCACCTTCCGCAAAAAAACCGGCCTCTCGCCGACCGCTTACCGACGTAAGGTGCAACCGAACTAG
- the recQ gene encoding DNA helicase RecQ — translation MDSTSPASTDDLLATIHKYWGYEQFRPLQREAMESVLEDRDSVVVMPTGGGKSLCYQVPALCKPGVAVIASPLISLMKDQVDALTACGIRAACINSTVTLAERRSIAADVRSGATRLLYLAPERLLSDRTLDFLSGVDVSFFAIDESHCISEWGHDFRPEYRMMRMLKDRFPGVGVHAYTATATERVRSDIAQQLGLIEPEMLVGSFDRPNLVYRVQRRKDRFAQIQEVVSRHANESGIVYCIRRADVESIAQQLNDNGIKALPYHAGLSDQERQKHQEDFIQERVDVVVATVAFGMGIDKSNVRYVVHAGMPKSLESYQQESGRAGRDGLEAECVMLYSSGDLVTWKRMLGDLPDSAQQAAFHSLEALDHFCIGTECRHQMLVSYFGQDLQEPECEACDVCLGTVDLVEDGMILGQKILSCIARTGERFGADHNAKVLCGSRDKRVLELEHDQLSTYGLLQDQSIRAVRTWIEQLVGQRMLAKTGEFNVLKLTESGRQLLRGEITPKLTKPDGEKEERPKRQRKSDDWEGVDRDLFESLRSLRREKAEEAGIPAYIVFGDSSLREMARHRPSTMESFRLIKGVGDKKCQDYGDVFTQHIAAYCQEQGLEVDTVETQVIVAPRREPPKNQSPKLKDAFTLFAQGKTVDEVAAIIERANSTVQGYLEQFIREQKLEDATAWVTGETARRIEAAIEECGQRALRPIYEHLGEEVTYEEIRIVVACLQNRESP, via the coding sequence ATGGATTCTACGTCGCCAGCCAGTACCGATGATTTGCTGGCGACCATACATAAGTACTGGGGATACGAACAGTTCCGTCCCTTACAGCGCGAGGCGATGGAGTCGGTCCTTGAAGATCGTGACTCGGTCGTGGTTATGCCCACCGGGGGTGGTAAGTCGCTCTGCTACCAGGTGCCGGCTCTCTGCAAGCCAGGCGTCGCCGTAATTGCTTCGCCACTGATTTCGTTGATGAAAGACCAGGTCGATGCCCTGACGGCATGCGGCATCCGCGCGGCCTGCATCAACAGTACCGTCACGCTGGCCGAACGTCGTTCGATTGCCGCTGATGTGCGAAGTGGTGCCACAAGACTACTATATCTCGCCCCCGAGCGGCTACTTTCCGATCGGACGCTTGACTTTCTCAGCGGCGTCGACGTCTCTTTCTTCGCCATCGACGAATCGCATTGTATCAGCGAATGGGGTCACGACTTCCGGCCTGAGTATCGCATGATGCGGATGCTTAAAGATCGCTTCCCCGGCGTCGGCGTTCACGCCTACACGGCCACCGCAACCGAACGCGTGCGAAGCGACATCGCCCAGCAGTTGGGGCTGATTGAACCAGAAATGTTGGTCGGCTCGTTTGATCGACCGAATCTGGTCTACCGCGTGCAACGTCGCAAAGATCGTTTCGCCCAAATCCAAGAGGTCGTTTCGCGGCATGCCAACGAGTCGGGCATCGTCTATTGCATTCGCCGGGCCGATGTCGAATCGATCGCTCAGCAGTTGAACGACAACGGCATCAAGGCCTTGCCCTATCATGCAGGGCTTAGCGACCAAGAGCGTCAGAAACATCAGGAAGACTTCATTCAGGAACGAGTCGACGTTGTGGTTGCGACGGTCGCTTTCGGCATGGGCATCGACAAATCGAACGTTCGCTACGTGGTGCACGCAGGTATGCCGAAGTCGCTGGAAAGCTATCAGCAGGAAAGCGGCCGGGCCGGGCGCGATGGGCTGGAAGCCGAGTGCGTCATGCTCTATTCCAGCGGCGACCTGGTGACCTGGAAACGAATGCTCGGTGACCTGCCGGACTCTGCCCAACAGGCCGCGTTCCATTCCCTGGAAGCCCTCGACCATTTCTGCATCGGCACCGAATGTCGCCATCAAATGCTCGTCAGCTACTTCGGCCAAGACCTGCAAGAGCCGGAGTGCGAAGCGTGCGATGTTTGCTTGGGAACTGTCGACCTGGTAGAAGACGGCATGATTTTGGGGCAGAAGATCCTCTCGTGCATTGCCCGCACCGGCGAACGCTTCGGGGCAGATCACAACGCCAAAGTGCTGTGCGGTTCACGCGATAAGCGGGTTCTTGAACTTGAACACGATCAGCTAAGCACTTACGGGCTGCTGCAAGATCAAAGCATCCGCGCGGTACGCACCTGGATCGAACAACTTGTCGGGCAACGAATGCTGGCCAAAACAGGCGAGTTCAATGTCTTGAAGCTGACCGAAAGTGGCCGTCAACTTTTACGCGGCGAGATTACGCCCAAGCTGACCAAGCCTGACGGCGAGAAAGAAGAGCGACCCAAGCGGCAGCGAAAATCAGACGACTGGGAAGGGGTCGACCGCGACCTGTTTGAATCGCTCCGATCGCTACGAAGAGAGAAGGCCGAAGAGGCTGGCATCCCGGCTTATATCGTCTTCGGCGACAGCTCGCTTCGCGAAATGGCGCGGCACCGTCCTTCGACGATGGAAAGCTTTCGTCTGATCAAAGGAGTCGGAGATAAGAAGTGCCAGGACTATGGCGACGTTTTCACGCAGCACATCGCCGCTTATTGCCAAGAGCAAGGGCTGGAAGTCGATACGGTCGAGACGCAGGTCATCGTGGCCCCCCGGCGTGAACCTCCGAAGAATCAATCACCGAAACTTAAAGACGCGTTCACCTTGTTCGCCCAGGGAAAGACGGTAGACGAAGTGGCCGCGATCATCGAGCGAGCCAACTCCACCGTGCAAGGCTACCTAGAGCAGTTCATCCGAGAACAAAAGCTGGAAGATGCAACGGCCTGGGTAACCGGCGAAACGGCCCGACGCATCGAAGCAGCCATCGAAGAGTGCGGCCAACGAGCCCTACGCCCCATCTACGAACATCTGGGCGAAGAGGTCACGTACGAAGAGATCCGCATCGTCGTCGCCTGCCTGCAAAACCGCGAGTCCCCGTAG
- a CDS encoding DUF5690 family protein has protein sequence MSDRTVNNQPTTETREAQPSRWSVIATAAAAGFLVYFAMYAFRKPFTAATYAGEGLWGSGIELKTTFVIAQIIGYALSKYLGIDLCTRIPDRFRAWALLGLISIAEFALVLFAVLPLPGKVFAIFLNGVPLGMVWGLVIRYLEGRRSSDLLLACLCCSFIVSSGVVKDVGRGWINAGVDPYWMPAVTGLCFLPMFLLALGMLLWLPAPSAADIQSRSKRGKMSTTDRWSFVRSQWNTLWPLLLFYTGLTAYRDFRDNYSVEILNQLGYAEAPAIFSRMELPVALFVTLTLGALILVQNHRHGLAAIYTSMLVGMALIFVSTSMSFAGMIPGLTWMILVGLGSYLAYVPFNAVLFERLVALRGAGSAVFGIYLADALGYTGSIGVQLYKDLGADSLDRLTFFQHFSFVLSVIGMGCLVVSGLAILIGNHKRALGTNCTSQPSARPQTAEVIS, from the coding sequence TTGTCTGACAGAACCGTGAACAACCAGCCCACCACTGAAACACGTGAAGCTCAACCCAGCCGTTGGTCGGTCATTGCGACGGCCGCTGCCGCTGGGTTCCTGGTTTACTTCGCCATGTACGCGTTTCGCAAGCCCTTTACGGCGGCGACCTACGCCGGCGAAGGTCTCTGGGGAAGTGGCATCGAACTGAAGACGACCTTCGTCATTGCTCAGATCATCGGTTATGCCTTGTCGAAGTACCTCGGCATCGATCTCTGCACACGGATCCCCGATCGCTTTCGCGCCTGGGCACTGCTGGGCCTGATTAGTATCGCCGAGTTCGCGCTGGTTCTTTTTGCCGTGTTACCGTTGCCAGGGAAGGTGTTTGCTATCTTTCTTAATGGGGTCCCCCTGGGCATGGTTTGGGGTTTGGTCATTCGATACCTGGAAGGTCGGCGCAGTAGCGACCTTCTGCTGGCCTGTTTGTGCTGCTCGTTTATCGTCTCGAGCGGGGTTGTGAAAGATGTCGGCCGGGGGTGGATCAATGCCGGGGTCGATCCGTACTGGATGCCGGCGGTCACTGGTCTGTGCTTCCTGCCGATGTTTTTGTTGGCCCTGGGGATGCTGCTATGGCTACCAGCCCCTAGCGCCGCGGATATTCAATCGCGATCTAAGCGGGGCAAAATGTCCACGACCGATCGCTGGTCGTTTGTGCGATCGCAGTGGAACACGCTTTGGCCCCTGTTGCTGTTTTACACCGGCCTTACCGCTTACCGCGATTTTCGTGACAACTACTCTGTCGAAATCTTGAACCAACTCGGATATGCGGAAGCTCCGGCGATTTTCTCGAGAATGGAACTTCCCGTCGCGTTGTTCGTAACGCTCACGCTGGGTGCGCTGATTCTCGTGCAGAATCACCGCCATGGTCTAGCGGCCATCTACACGTCGATGCTGGTCGGTATGGCCCTGATCTTTGTCTCGACGAGCATGAGTTTCGCCGGGATGATACCAGGGCTGACGTGGATGATATTGGTGGGCCTGGGCAGCTATTTGGCCTACGTCCCTTTCAACGCAGTGTTGTTTGAACGGCTGGTCGCGCTGCGTGGGGCTGGCAGCGCCGTGTTTGGCATCTATTTGGCCGATGCACTTGGGTACACAGGTAGCATTGGCGTTCAGCTTTACAAAGACCTGGGAGCCGACTCCCTCGATCGCCTGACGTTCTTTCAACACTTTTCCTTTGTCCTTTCAGTAATCGGAATGGGCTGCCTGGTGGTGAGTGGTCTGGCAATCTTGATTGGCAACCACAAGCGGGCACTGGGCACGAACTGTACTTCACAGCCTTCGGCGCGTCCTCAGACAGCCGAAGTAATTTCGTAG
- a CDS encoding Gfo/Idh/MocA family protein, with product MSEKTINVAMIGLGFGAEFIPIYQAHPNANVYALCRRDEAALQKSGDMFGIEKRYTDYDDVLADPEVDFVHINSPIPDHAWMSLKALDAGKHVMCTVPMATTIDECRQIVEKVAETGLKYMMAETVVYSREYLYIKQLYETGELGKIQYMQASHPQDMAGWPEYWERMIPMHYATHVVSPVLGLVDGLAEYVSCFGSGSINNELAKKSGNPYAVESCHIKIKDTDISAQIWRFLFDTARQYRESFDVYGTKKSFEWSLVEGEPHVLHTAKLPEHEIASHVEIPDFAHLLPEPIQKFTQSIEDADHLSFIQGGGHGGSHPHLVNEMISALLEDRDPLPNAVTSANWTCVGICAHESTKKGGEIVRLPEFTLQKPSPRKTVTAS from the coding sequence ATGAGCGAAAAGACTATTAACGTCGCAATGATCGGTTTGGGTTTTGGAGCCGAGTTCATTCCCATTTACCAGGCTCATCCCAACGCTAACGTTTACGCCCTATGCCGTCGCGACGAAGCAGCGCTGCAGAAGTCGGGCGATATGTTCGGTATTGAAAAACGCTACACCGACTACGACGACGTCCTGGCGGATCCGGAGGTCGACTTTGTCCATATCAATTCGCCGATTCCCGATCATGCGTGGATGTCGCTGAAGGCGCTCGATGCCGGTAAGCACGTCATGTGCACCGTGCCGATGGCCACCACCATTGACGAGTGCCGGCAAATCGTCGAGAAGGTGGCCGAGACCGGTCTGAAGTACATGATGGCCGAAACGGTCGTCTATAGCCGCGAGTACTTGTACATTAAGCAGCTGTACGAGACGGGCGAGTTGGGCAAAATTCAATACATGCAGGCCTCGCACCCGCAAGACATGGCCGGCTGGCCCGAGTATTGGGAACGCATGATCCCCATGCACTACGCCACACACGTTGTCAGCCCCGTGTTGGGTTTGGTAGACGGCCTGGCCGAATACGTCAGCTGCTTCGGTTCGGGTAGCATCAACAACGAACTGGCGAAGAAATCCGGCAACCCGTATGCCGTCGAGTCGTGCCATATCAAGATTAAGGACACCGACATCTCGGCCCAGATCTGGCGATTTTTGTTTGATACGGCTCGTCAATACCGCGAAAGCTTCGACGTTTACGGGACCAAGAAGAGCTTCGAGTGGTCGCTGGTCGAGGGGGAACCGCACGTGCTGCATACGGCGAAGCTGCCGGAACACGAAATCGCTTCGCACGTCGAGATCCCAGACTTCGCGCATCTTCTGCCGGAACCGATTCAGAAGTTTACACAGTCAATCGAAGACGCCGATCACCTATCGTTCATCCAAGGGGGTGGTCACGGCGGCTCGCATCCGCACCTGGTCAACGAGATGATCAGTGCCTTGCTGGAAGATCGCGACCCACTGCCCAATGCGGTGACTTCGGCCAACTGGACCTGCGTGGGAATCTGTGCTCACGAGTCGACCAAAAAGGGTGGCGAGATCGTGCGTCTGCCAGAGTTCACGCTGCAGAAGCCAAGCCCCCGTAAGACTGTCACCGCTTCTTAA
- a CDS encoding TIGR03364 family FAD-dependent oxidoreductase — protein MHYDLIVVGGGIVGLGHAWAAAKQGHTVAVFDNNSRAEGASIRNFGMVWPIGQPEGTQRAISLRSRFLWQELGAVAGFPVQECGSLHLAHHDDELAVLQEFAASTAGDGLDIELVTPEQIAALTPSANPNGLTGGLYSRSELRVTPPTAISSVSAHLADAHNVQFHFNTPITKVDSGLVTGSNGKTWTAERIVIATGAYFQHLFPEAHAAERLKLCKLQMMLTDSQPIGWNLGPHIASGLTLRHYPSFQGCPSLADVKQRIANDSPELDRYGIHVMASQADNGGLILGDSHEYGDDIEPTDKAEIDTLMIQELQKIMTVPTWNITRRWHGLYAKHPSQMCFVREVRPEVLVVNGFGGNGMTLALAFSESIINRWHKSAQWEVLHGSN, from the coding sequence ATGCATTACGATCTTATCGTCGTTGGGGGCGGCATTGTCGGTCTGGGCCATGCCTGGGCGGCCGCAAAACAAGGCCACACGGTGGCCGTTTTCGACAACAACTCGCGTGCAGAGGGAGCCAGCATTCGCAACTTCGGCATGGTTTGGCCGATAGGACAACCCGAGGGAACGCAGCGGGCGATCTCACTTCGCAGTCGTTTTTTGTGGCAAGAGCTGGGCGCCGTCGCAGGCTTTCCTGTGCAAGAGTGCGGCTCGCTTCATCTGGCTCATCACGATGACGAGTTGGCCGTACTGCAAGAGTTTGCCGCTTCGACCGCAGGCGACGGTCTTGATATCGAACTGGTAACCCCAGAGCAAATCGCAGCTCTCACACCATCGGCGAACCCCAACGGTTTAACGGGAGGTCTCTATTCACGCTCTGAACTACGCGTGACACCTCCGACCGCGATCAGTTCCGTTTCCGCCCACTTGGCCGACGCCCACAACGTGCAGTTTCATTTCAATACGCCCATCACCAAAGTCGACTCGGGGCTCGTGACCGGTTCCAACGGAAAGACTTGGACGGCCGAACGAATCGTGATCGCCACCGGTGCTTACTTTCAGCACCTATTTCCGGAAGCCCACGCGGCCGAGCGTCTGAAGCTGTGCAAGCTGCAGATGATGCTCACCGATTCGCAGCCGATCGGCTGGAATCTGGGGCCGCATATCGCCAGCGGACTGACCCTTCGACACTATCCTTCGTTTCAGGGCTGCCCTTCGCTAGCGGACGTCAAACAGCGTATTGCCAACGACTCGCCGGAACTCGATCGTTACGGCATCCATGTCATGGCATCTCAGGCCGACAACGGCGGACTGATCTTGGGTGATTCGCACGAATACGGAGACGACATCGAGCCGACCGATAAGGCCGAGATCGACACGCTTATGATCCAGGAACTTCAAAAGATCATGACCGTCCCTACTTGGAACATTACAAGACGTTGGCACGGCTTGTACGCCAAGCACCCTAGCCAGATGTGCTTCGTTCGCGAGGTTCGTCCGGAGGTTCTCGTCGTCAATGGCTTCGGCGGCAACGGAATGACTCTGGCCTTAGCTTTCTCGGAATCGATCATCAATCGCTGGCACAAATCGGCACAATGGGAGGTGCTTCATGGTTCCAACTAA
- a CDS encoding DUF1559 domain-containing protein: MQTSFTNRRGFTLVELLVVIAIIGVLIALLLPAVQQAREAARRMSCQNNLKQLGIAMHNYHDTFLTFPYAGDSSGTAWSTHILPQMELGNVYDTIGPFNESNNWGNGSGNATNGRTIACETVFPVLRCPSAAIPEHKRDQSSDTWIIEKRVPATYLGCVSGIVTTDSYSGITDSDGAFFPFSKIALRDVTDGSSNTILIGEAVPATDADFSGREDSDTSNTRKDHWYFGGDDLDVSRDYSEVLGSTGLRMNGPEELSFGSQHPGGSQFVLGDGSVRFITETIDADNYRRLGNRRDGEVIGEY, encoded by the coding sequence ATGCAGACTAGTTTCACTAACCGTCGCGGTTTCACATTAGTCGAACTCTTAGTCGTGATCGCGATTATCGGAGTTCTGATCGCCCTGCTTTTGCCAGCGGTTCAACAAGCTCGCGAAGCAGCACGACGCATGTCTTGTCAAAATAACCTGAAGCAGTTGGGCATCGCCATGCACAACTATCACGATACGTTTCTGACGTTTCCCTATGCAGGCGACAGCAGCGGTACGGCTTGGTCGACACATATCTTGCCGCAGATGGAACTCGGTAACGTTTACGATACGATCGGCCCTTTCAACGAGAGTAATAACTGGGGAAATGGTTCCGGCAATGCAACCAATGGCCGTACGATCGCATGTGAAACGGTTTTCCCTGTCTTACGTTGCCCATCGGCGGCGATCCCAGAGCACAAACGCGATCAAAGCAGCGATACATGGATAATAGAAAAGCGTGTCCCCGCCACCTATCTGGGATGCGTCTCCGGCATTGTGACCACCGACTCTTATAGCGGAATTACCGACAGTGATGGCGCCTTCTTTCCTTTTAGCAAGATCGCCTTGAGAGACGTCACCGATGGTTCGTCCAATACCATCTTGATTGGCGAAGCCGTTCCCGCGACCGATGCTGACTTCTCAGGCCGCGAAGACTCGGATACCTCAAATACCCGTAAAGATCATTGGTACTTTGGTGGCGACGATCTCGACGTAAGCCGCGATTACTCGGAAGTCCTTGGATCGACGGGCCTACGAATGAATGGCCCGGAAGAACTTTCCTTCGGCAGCCAACACCCAGGCGGATCTCAGTTTGTGCTGGGGGACGGCAGCGTCCGCTTCATTACCGAAACGATCGATGCTGACAACTATCGTCGTCTTGGCAATCGTCGCGACGGCGAAGTCATCGGCGAGTATTAA
- a CDS encoding shikimate kinase, whose translation MTVEAGTNVTLIGMPGSGKSTIGVVLAKRINRQFVDTDLVIQTSQQRTLQQIMDVDGFDRFCQIEEEAVLSLAVDYHVIATGGSVCYGPDGMAHLQKLGRIVFLKTSLATLEQRLSDMATRGIALKPGQSLEQLLHERNALYEKYAQITIECDGLNVERICERIEAALS comes from the coding sequence ATGACAGTTGAAGCTGGCACCAACGTCACGCTGATCGGTATGCCTGGTTCTGGAAAGAGCACGATCGGGGTCGTCCTGGCCAAACGCATCAATCGACAGTTCGTCGATACGGATCTGGTGATTCAGACTAGCCAACAGCGGACGCTGCAGCAGATTATGGATGTCGACGGCTTCGATCGGTTCTGCCAAATCGAGGAAGAAGCCGTCTTGAGCCTGGCGGTCGACTACCACGTGATCGCCACCGGAGGAAGTGTTTGCTACGGCCCGGACGGGATGGCCCACCTTCAAAAGCTAGGCCGGATCGTATTTCTCAAGACTAGCCTGGCGACCCTTGAGCAGCGTCTGTCCGACATGGCAACGCGTGGCATCGCGTTGAAACCGGGCCAAAGCCTGGAACAGCTTCTGCACGAGCGCAACGCGCTGTACGAAAAGTACGCCCAGATCACCATTGAGTGCGACGGATTGAATGTCGAACGCATTTGTGAACGGATCGAGGCGGCGCTAAGTTAG
- a CDS encoding XylR family transcriptional regulator: MSSTNPAPDVSPKPNPQSSMASLKTRRRIAVLVQTSSAWSRQVLAGVAEHAMESGGWDFWIEPRGFYEHIEIPLSWSGEGVICRLTSEDLVGQIQQRRLPAVNVSWLGEHSPTVPKVVSDEVACGQMAAEFYLKRGWHFFGFVGPPPQLNYSDKVEKAFASTVGEAGRTVKRFNHEPNSGTITIGQEHPQMAEWLMALPKPVALLVWTTAIGQEIALLCRQIGISVPDDVAILAVELDPLVSAMSPVPIAYIDQSPRRVGAQAAALLERMIQGAPAPVEPVLVPPRGIAERMSVDNLFVEDEIVRQAMDFIRERMAEAIQVTDVASHVALSRRVLENRFEKALRRSPAQVIRRTKLTHAMYLLSETDLTVQEIGFQTGFFHQETFLRFFKRESGHTPTEYRTSASR; this comes from the coding sequence ATGAGTTCCACCAACCCTGCACCCGACGTATCGCCCAAACCGAACCCGCAAAGCTCGATGGCGAGCTTAAAGACGCGTCGTAGGATTGCGGTGCTCGTGCAAACTTCCAGTGCCTGGAGCCGGCAAGTGCTAGCCGGGGTAGCCGAACACGCGATGGAATCGGGCGGGTGGGACTTCTGGATTGAGCCGCGCGGTTTCTACGAACACATCGAAATCCCCCTCTCTTGGAGCGGGGAAGGGGTGATCTGTCGGCTGACGAGCGAAGATCTGGTGGGGCAGATTCAGCAGCGGCGATTACCGGCGGTGAATGTCTCGTGGTTGGGCGAGCACTCGCCAACGGTTCCCAAAGTGGTTTCCGACGAGGTAGCCTGCGGTCAGATGGCGGCCGAGTTTTACTTGAAACGCGGGTGGCACTTCTTCGGGTTCGTGGGGCCTCCGCCGCAGCTCAATTATTCGGACAAGGTCGAAAAGGCTTTCGCTTCCACGGTTGGCGAGGCAGGGCGGACCGTCAAACGTTTCAACCATGAACCGAATTCAGGCACCATTACCATCGGCCAGGAACATCCTCAGATGGCCGAATGGTTGATGGCACTCCCCAAGCCGGTCGCCCTCTTGGTTTGGACGACGGCGATCGGACAAGAGATCGCGCTGCTTTGCCGACAGATTGGTATCTCGGTACCGGACGACGTAGCGATTTTAGCCGTCGAACTCGACCCGCTTGTCTCGGCCATGTCGCCGGTTCCCATTGCGTACATCGACCAATCCCCCAGGCGTGTCGGAGCCCAAGCCGCCGCGCTGCTGGAAAGAATGATTCAAGGCGCCCCGGCACCTGTCGAGCCTGTCTTGGTTCCACCCCGCGGAATTGCCGAACGCATGTCGGTCGACAACTTGTTCGTCGAAGACGAGATCGTTCGCCAAGCCATGGATTTCATTCGCGAGCGTATGGCCGAGGCAATCCAGGTGACCGATGTCGCGTCGCATGTGGCCCTCTCAAGGCGCGTGCTAGAGAACCGTTTTGAGAAGGCGCTTAGGCGTAGCCCTGCCCAGGTTATTCGCCGGACGAAACTAACCCATGCGATGTATTTGCTTAGTGAAACCGATCTGACGGTTCAAGAGATTGGCTTTCAGACCGGGTTCTTTCACCAGGAAACGTTTCTGCGTTTCTTCAAACGCGAGTCAGGCCACACGCCAACCGAATACCGGACCAGTGCCAGCCGCTAA